Proteins encoded in a region of the Azospirillum thiophilum genome:
- the treS gene encoding maltose alpha-D-glucosyltransferase, whose amino-acid sequence MIDRQDRLWYKDAVIYQLHVKAFFDADNDGIGDIAGLTQKLDYIQDLGVTAVWLLPFYPSPLRDDGYDIADYTSVNPTYGNLEDFRHFMEECHNRGLRVITELVINHTSDQHPWFQRAREAPAGSNHRDYYVWSDSDQKYQGTRIIFCDTEKSNWTWDPVANAYYWHRFYSHQPDLNFDNPEVLQEVLKVMRFWLDMGVDGLRLDAIPYLKEREGTNNENLPETHDVLKAIRAALDEEYPDRMLLAEANQWPEDVLPYFGDPEKGGDECHMSFHFPLMPRIYMAVAMEDRHPIADIMRQTPDIPADCQWAIFLRNHDELTLEMVTDSERDYLWNFYASDRRMRINLGIRRRLAPLLENDRRKIELLNSLLMSMPGTPVLYYGDEIGMGDNIYLGDRDGVRTPMQWSIDRNGGFSRADPARLYLPAVLDPIYGFMALNVEAQARNPSSLLNWMKRLVAVRKQRQGFGRGGFSLLYPGNRKVLAYIRSLETENGAEIALCVANLSRSAQAVELDLKAWKGRIPVELLGRTVFPPIGDLPYLLTLPAYGFYWFALTAEAELPTWHEAPPEPLPDLLTIVMRDGWHSLTTGKSADELGRDILQAYMPQQRWFSAKDRRITRSHVTLAAHLPGPGDGFMLVRTQVGLSGGGMDGEAADQSYFLPLAMSWESGAGGTGWPLLPYTLAKVRRGPRTGALYDAVQTDGFALSLIEALRRGETLPAATGGDRIRFTPTDALAAIELSAEAEVRRLGVEQSNNSVLVDSQIVLKVLRRLVEGEHPEVEMGRFLTEVGFANTPALLGAVEQVAADGTPTALAVAQAFVRNQGDGWASTVEELERQLEDIRLGVAGTTEDAAEAGEPFGMHLVMMTTLGQRTAELHRALAQTTGNPAFDPEPVDAGDLAGWTAAARAQAEAAFAALPGTLDRLTADVRADAEQLLARRAEAMDRLDALAGMAVDSVKTRIHGDYHLGQVVRAQNDWYILDFEGEPAKTLDERRAKVSPLRDVAGMLRSFNYAAWAALFRLDNAGEPANGGDNPALAAARDWERRSVDSFLDGYRTAIEGCPVWPSQGEAARGLLTLFLLEKAFYEIGYEAANRPAWIGIPVKGVLGLLDDALEGSGGFAAGRV is encoded by the coding sequence ATGATCGATCGGCAGGACCGGCTCTGGTACAAGGATGCAGTCATCTATCAGCTGCATGTGAAGGCGTTCTTCGACGCCGACAACGACGGCATCGGCGATATCGCCGGGCTGACCCAGAAGCTGGACTACATCCAGGATCTGGGCGTGACGGCGGTGTGGCTGCTGCCCTTCTACCCCTCGCCGCTGCGCGACGACGGGTACGACATCGCCGACTACACCTCGGTCAACCCGACCTACGGGAACCTGGAGGATTTCCGGCACTTCATGGAGGAGTGCCACAACCGCGGCCTGCGGGTGATCACCGAGCTGGTCATCAACCACACCTCCGACCAGCACCCGTGGTTCCAGCGTGCGCGGGAGGCGCCGGCCGGATCCAACCACCGCGACTATTATGTCTGGTCCGACAGCGACCAGAAATACCAGGGCACGCGGATCATCTTCTGCGACACGGAGAAATCCAACTGGACCTGGGATCCGGTCGCCAACGCCTATTACTGGCACCGCTTCTACTCGCACCAGCCCGACCTGAACTTCGACAATCCGGAGGTCCTGCAGGAGGTGCTGAAGGTGATGCGCTTCTGGCTGGACATGGGGGTGGATGGGCTGCGGCTCGACGCCATCCCCTACCTGAAGGAGCGTGAGGGCACCAACAACGAGAACCTGCCAGAGACGCACGACGTCCTGAAGGCGATCCGCGCCGCGCTGGACGAGGAATATCCCGACCGCATGCTGCTGGCCGAGGCCAACCAGTGGCCGGAGGACGTGCTGCCCTATTTCGGCGACCCGGAAAAGGGCGGCGACGAATGCCACATGTCCTTCCACTTCCCGCTGATGCCGCGCATCTACATGGCGGTGGCGATGGAGGACCGGCATCCGATCGCCGACATCATGCGCCAGACGCCCGACATCCCGGCCGACTGCCAGTGGGCGATCTTCCTGCGCAACCATGACGAACTGACGCTGGAGATGGTCACCGACAGCGAGCGCGACTATCTTTGGAACTTCTATGCGTCGGACCGGCGCATGCGGATCAACCTCGGCATCCGCCGCCGGCTGGCCCCGCTGCTGGAGAACGACCGCCGCAAGATCGAGCTGTTGAACAGCCTGCTGATGTCGATGCCCGGCACGCCGGTGCTCTATTACGGCGACGAGATCGGCATGGGCGACAACATCTATCTCGGCGACCGCGACGGCGTCCGCACGCCGATGCAATGGTCGATCGACCGAAACGGCGGCTTCTCGCGCGCCGATCCGGCGCGGCTCTACCTGCCGGCGGTGCTCGACCCGATCTACGGCTTCATGGCCCTCAATGTCGAGGCGCAGGCCCGCAACCCCTCCTCGCTGCTGAACTGGATGAAGCGGCTGGTCGCGGTGCGCAAGCAGCGCCAGGGCTTCGGCCGCGGCGGCTTCTCGCTGCTCTATCCCGGCAACCGCAAGGTTCTGGCCTATATCCGCAGCCTGGAGACGGAAAACGGCGCGGAGATCGCGCTGTGCGTCGCCAACCTGTCGCGCTCGGCCCAGGCGGTCGAGCTGGACCTGAAGGCGTGGAAGGGCCGCATCCCGGTCGAACTGCTGGGCCGCACCGTCTTTCCGCCCATCGGCGACCTTCCCTATCTGCTGACGCTGCCGGCCTACGGCTTCTACTGGTTCGCTCTGACCGCGGAGGCGGAGCTGCCGACCTGGCACGAGGCGCCGCCGGAACCGCTGCCCGACCTACTGACCATCGTCATGCGCGACGGCTGGCACAGCCTGACCACCGGCAAGTCGGCGGACGAGCTGGGCCGCGACATCCTACAGGCCTACATGCCGCAACAGCGCTGGTTCTCGGCCAAGGACCGCCGCATCACCCGGTCGCACGTCACGCTCGCCGCCCATCTGCCTGGGCCGGGCGACGGCTTCATGCTGGTCCGCACCCAGGTTGGGTTGAGCGGGGGAGGCATGGACGGCGAGGCCGCCGACCAGAGCTATTTCCTGCCGCTGGCGATGAGCTGGGAGAGCGGAGCCGGCGGCACCGGCTGGCCGCTGCTGCCCTACACGCTGGCCAAGGTGCGGCGCGGCCCGCGCACCGGCGCGCTCTATGACGCGGTGCAGACCGACGGCTTCGCCCTGTCGCTGATCGAGGCGCTGCGGCGCGGCGAGACCCTCCCCGCAGCCACGGGCGGCGACCGCATCCGCTTCACCCCCACCGACGCGCTGGCCGCCATCGAGCTGTCGGCCGAGGCCGAGGTGCGGCGCCTGGGCGTCGAGCAGAGCAACAACTCGGTCCTGGTCGACAGCCAGATCGTGTTGAAGGTGCTGCGCCGGCTGGTGGAGGGCGAGCATCCCGAGGTGGAGATGGGCCGCTTCCTGACCGAGGTCGGCTTTGCCAACACCCCGGCCCTGCTGGGCGCGGTGGAGCAGGTGGCCGCCGACGGCACGCCGACCGCGCTGGCGGTGGCGCAGGCTTTCGTCCGCAACCAGGGCGACGGCTGGGCCAGCACCGTGGAGGAGCTGGAACGCCAGTTGGAGGACATCCGGCTGGGCGTCGCCGGTACCACCGAGGATGCGGCCGAGGCCGGCGAGCCCTTCGGCATGCATCTGGTGATGATGACCACGCTGGGGCAGCGCACCGCCGAACTGCACCGGGCGCTGGCGCAGACCACCGGAAACCCGGCCTTCGATCCCGAGCCGGTCGATGCAGGCGATCTGGCAGGCTGGACCGCCGCCGCCCGCGCCCAGGCGGAAGCCGCCTTCGCGGCGCTGCCCGGTACGCTGGACCGGCTGACCGCCGACGTGCGGGCGGATGCCGAACAGCTGCTCGCCCGCCGGGCCGAGGCGATGGACCGGCTCGACGCGCTGGCCGGGATGGCGGTTGACAGCGTCAAGACCCGCATCCATGGCGACTATCACCTGGGGCAGGTGGTGCGGGCGCAGAACGACTGGTACATCCTCGACTTCGAAGGCGAACCGGCCAAGACGCTGGACGAGCGCCGGGCCAAGGTCAGCCCGCTGCGCGACGTCGCCGGGATGCTGCGCTCCTTCAACTATGCCGCCTGGGCGGCGCTGTTCCGGCTGGACAATGCCGGCGAGCCCGCCAACGGCGGCGACAACCCGGCGCTGGCCGCCGCCCGCGACTGGGAGCGGCGCAGCGTCGACTCTTTCCTCGACGGCTACCGCACCGCCATCGAGGGCTGCCCCGTCTGGCCGTCGCAGGGCGAGGCGGCGCGCGGCCTGCTGACCCTGTTCCTGCTGGAGAAGGCCTTCTACGAGATCGGCTACGAGGCGGCCAACCGGCCGGCCTGGATCGGCATTCCGGTCAAGGGCGTGCTGGGCCTGCTGGACGATGCCCTGGAAGGAAGCGGAGGATTCGCGGCGGGCAGGGTGTGA
- a CDS encoding glycosyltransferase has translation MLGSFIVVTGGDARYHPLIVELVASLRSLKPAADCPIGIIDAGLTAEQVAGLKAQGAAVVTPPWPVDIPARKLRNRIHLKANLAKLHLPTYFPGYDTLIWIDADAWVQDWEAVEMLRRGAALNRFAIVAQFGRFSETELRLDWLFGRFARVRSILYKNSSRAGLSTAECRALATRPTLNAGAYALKADAPHWAAFQRWQKRVLRKGRLFTSDQLAMAGAIYLDGLPVELLPEWCNYIGPWRFDPERAELVEYFLPNRRLGIVHMAGEDAMRADPTVLRPVLDMQDRPHQLSLRYPAWAALAVERMAEPVP, from the coding sequence ATGCTGGGCTCCTTCATCGTCGTCACGGGCGGCGACGCCCGCTATCATCCGCTGATTGTCGAACTGGTCGCCTCGCTGCGGTCATTGAAACCGGCGGCCGACTGCCCGATCGGCATCATCGACGCCGGGCTGACCGCCGAGCAGGTCGCCGGGTTGAAGGCGCAGGGCGCCGCCGTGGTGACGCCGCCCTGGCCGGTCGACATCCCGGCCCGTAAGCTGCGCAACCGCATCCACCTGAAGGCCAACCTGGCCAAACTGCATCTGCCGACATATTTCCCCGGCTATGACACGCTGATCTGGATCGATGCCGACGCCTGGGTCCAGGATTGGGAGGCGGTGGAGATGCTGCGGCGGGGAGCGGCGCTGAACCGCTTCGCCATCGTCGCCCAGTTCGGCCGCTTCTCGGAGACCGAGCTGCGGCTCGACTGGCTGTTCGGCCGCTTCGCGCGGGTGCGCTCGATCCTGTACAAGAACTCCAGCCGCGCCGGCCTGAGCACTGCGGAATGCCGCGCGCTGGCGACCCGGCCGACGCTGAATGCCGGCGCCTATGCGCTGAAGGCCGACGCGCCGCATTGGGCCGCGTTCCAGCGCTGGCAGAAGCGGGTGCTGCGCAAGGGGCGGCTGTTCACCTCCGACCAGTTGGCGATGGCCGGCGCGATCTATCTCGACGGGCTGCCGGTGGAGTTGCTGCCGGAATGGTGCAACTACATCGGCCCCTGGCGCTTCGATCCTGAACGGGCGGAGCTGGTCGAATATTTCCTGCCGAACCGCCGGCTCGGCATCGTCCACATGGCCGGCGAGGACGCCATGCGCGCCGACCCGACGGTGCTGCGCCCGGTGCTGGACATGCAGGACCGGCCGCACCAGCTGAGCCTGCGCTATCCCGCCTGGGCCGCGCTGGCGGTGGAGCGGATGGCGGAACCGGTTCCTTGA
- a CDS encoding PLP-dependent aminotransferase family protein: MTRPLRPVLSSLGPLALDRDGAEPLHRQLYRALRQAVLDGRLRPGERLPPSRALAADRGLSRNTVVTAYDTLLAEGYVTGRVGAGTFVASTLPDAAPGGGERDGSRTESRRGVGLSARGRMLAEAPALARDRAGRPFALGTPALDAFPFALWAQLLGRCWRGGGRMLATEPDPLGHPPLRAEIAAYLRAVRAVRCDAEQVVIVSGAQQGLALMAQLLLDPGESAWVEEPGWPGNRAALLGAGARLVPVPVDAEGIDVAAGMARGPGARLVLATPSHQFPLGVTMSLTRRLRLLDWAAARDAWIVEDDYDSEFRYAGPPLAALQGLDGAGRVIYVGSFSKVMFPALRLGYVVVPPDLVEPVRAARRHFDGGTSIVPQAALHRFLADGHFASHLRTMRALYAAKRAAFLESIAAAFTGFAEAEAGEAGMHVLLRLPPGCPDRALAERAARIGLTTPPLSDYYRGGGVGNGLLLGFAAHDPAALDRAVRDLARLAG; the protein is encoded by the coding sequence ATGACCCGGCCGCTGCGTCCGGTGTTGTCCAGCCTGGGACCGCTCGCGCTCGACCGCGACGGGGCCGAGCCGCTGCACCGCCAGCTCTACCGCGCGCTGCGTCAGGCGGTGCTCGACGGCCGGCTGAGGCCGGGGGAGCGTCTGCCGCCCAGCCGGGCGCTGGCCGCCGACCGGGGGCTGTCACGCAACACGGTGGTCACCGCCTACGACACGCTGCTGGCGGAGGGCTACGTCACCGGCCGGGTCGGCGCCGGGACGTTCGTCGCGTCCACCCTGCCCGATGCGGCGCCGGGCGGCGGCGAGCGCGACGGGAGCCGGACCGAGTCACGGCGCGGCGTCGGCCTGTCGGCCCGCGGCCGGATGCTGGCCGAAGCGCCGGCTCTGGCGCGCGACCGGGCAGGGCGGCCCTTCGCACTCGGCACGCCGGCTCTGGACGCCTTTCCCTTCGCGCTGTGGGCGCAGCTGCTTGGCCGCTGCTGGCGCGGGGGTGGGCGCATGCTGGCGACGGAACCCGACCCGCTGGGCCACCCCCCGTTGCGGGCGGAGATCGCCGCCTATCTGCGGGCCGTGCGTGCGGTGCGCTGCGACGCGGAACAGGTCGTCATCGTCTCCGGCGCCCAGCAGGGGCTGGCGCTGATGGCGCAACTGCTGCTCGATCCCGGTGAGTCGGCCTGGGTGGAGGAGCCGGGCTGGCCCGGCAACCGCGCCGCCCTGCTGGGGGCCGGGGCGCGGCTGGTCCCGGTGCCGGTGGACGCGGAGGGAATCGACGTCGCCGCCGGCATGGCGCGCGGGCCCGGTGCCCGGCTGGTGCTGGCCACCCCGTCGCATCAGTTCCCGCTGGGCGTCACCATGAGCCTGACACGCCGGCTGCGCCTGCTCGATTGGGCTGCCGCGCGCGATGCCTGGATCGTCGAGGACGATTACGACAGCGAGTTCCGCTATGCCGGGCCGCCGCTTGCCGCCCTGCAGGGGTTGGACGGCGCCGGCCGCGTCATCTATGTCGGCAGCTTCAGCAAGGTGATGTTCCCGGCGCTGCGCCTGGGCTATGTCGTCGTGCCCCCCGATCTGGTGGAGCCGGTGCGGGCGGCGCGGCGCCATTTCGACGGCGGAACCAGCATCGTGCCGCAGGCCGCGCTGCATCGCTTCCTGGCCGACGGCCATTTCGCCTCGCACCTGCGCACCATGCGCGCGCTCTACGCCGCCAAGCGCGCCGCCTTCCTGGAATCGATCGCCGCCGCCTTCACCGGTTTCGCCGAGGCGGAGGCCGGCGAGGCCGGCATGCATGTCCTGCTGCGCCTGCCGCCGGGCTGCCCCGACCGCGCCTTGGCGGAGCGGGCGGCCCGCATCGGCCTGACCACACCGCCGCTGTCCGACTATTACCGCGGCGGCGGGGTCGGCAACGGCCTGCTGCTGGGCTTTGCCGCACACGACCCGGCGGCGCTGGACCGGGCGGTGCGGGATCTGGCACGGCTGGCGGGCTGA
- a CDS encoding pyridoxamine 5'-phosphate oxidase family protein, producing the protein MTSLPADPTAGTATLLQTPRTRPVRLGERGSHDAALIHAIIDEAPICHVGFVDDAIKGHAAPSPMVIPTIPWRVGNELLIHGASSSRMIRRLQEGGEACVTISLIDGWVLARSAFHHSVNYRSVMLFGRPRLVAEETEKRAALDALMEKIEPGRSAKVRAPNVQELKATAVLAFAIAEASAKRRSGPPGDDPEDMAHPVWAGVVPLRLVSGEPIRDPAQDPAQAIG; encoded by the coding sequence ATGACCAGCCTTCCCGCCGATCCCACCGCCGGCACCGCCACCTTGCTGCAGACCCCGCGCACCCGTCCGGTGCGGCTGGGCGAGCGCGGCAGCCATGATGCGGCCCTCATCCATGCCATCATCGACGAGGCGCCGATCTGCCATGTCGGCTTCGTCGACGACGCCATCAAAGGGCATGCCGCGCCTTCCCCCATGGTGATCCCGACGATTCCCTGGCGGGTCGGAAACGAGTTGCTGATCCATGGCGCCTCGTCCAGCCGGATGATCCGCCGGCTGCAGGAGGGCGGCGAGGCCTGCGTGACGATCTCGCTGATCGACGGCTGGGTGCTGGCGCGCTCGGCCTTCCATCACTCCGTCAACTACCGGTCGGTGATGCTGTTCGGCCGGCCGCGGCTGGTGGCGGAGGAGACGGAGAAGCGCGCGGCGCTCGATGCGCTGATGGAAAAGATCGAGCCCGGCCGCAGCGCCAAGGTGCGCGCGCCGAATGTCCAGGAGCTGAAGGCGACCGCCGTGCTGGCCTTCGCCATCGCCGAGGCATCCGCCAAGCGGCGGTCCGGCCCGCCCGGCGACGATCCGGAGGATATGGCCCATCCGGTGTGGGCGGGGGTGGTGCCGCTCCGGCTGGTGTCCGGCGAGCCGATCCGGGATCCGGCACAGGATCCGGCCCAAGCCATCGGCTGA
- a CDS encoding OmpA family protein, which yields MKTIVRAGLAAIPAAIVAFGLSAAANAQDASLVGKGTEWCSPVIGWTGQVKEGVAARTAGGGYVIHQGSYPCPPAAAAPAPAAVAAVQSEYLVFFDWDKSAITPAADRVIGDAVAAILKNGGAKIHVVGHTDTSGSPAYNQKLSLRRADAVKKALVAKGIQTANITTEGKGESQLLVQTGPNVREPSNRRAQILPRLMNAPSS from the coding sequence ATGAAGACTATTGTTCGCGCGGGTCTGGCTGCCATCCCGGCCGCCATCGTCGCTTTCGGTCTGTCTGCGGCCGCCAACGCCCAGGACGCGAGCCTGGTCGGCAAGGGCACCGAGTGGTGCAGCCCGGTCATCGGCTGGACCGGTCAGGTGAAGGAAGGCGTCGCTGCCCGCACCGCCGGCGGCGGTTATGTGATCCACCAGGGCAGCTATCCGTGCCCGCCGGCCGCTGCCGCTCCGGCTCCGGCCGCCGTTGCCGCGGTCCAGAGCGAATATCTGGTGTTCTTCGACTGGGACAAGTCGGCCATCACCCCGGCTGCTGATCGCGTGATCGGCGACGCCGTTGCGGCGATCCTGAAGAACGGTGGAGCCAAGATCCACGTCGTCGGCCACACCGACACGTCGGGCTCGCCGGCCTACAACCAGAAGCTGTCGCTGCGTCGTGCCGACGCGGTCAAGAAGGCTCTGGTCGCCAAGGGCATCCAGACCGCCAACATCACGACCGAAGGCAAGGGCGAAAGCCAGCTGCTGGTCCAGACCGGTCCGAACGTCCGCGAGCCGTCCAACCGTCGTGCGCAGATCCTGCCGCGTCTGATGAACGCTCCGTCGTCCTAA
- a CDS encoding gamma carbonic anhydrase family protein: MSGLVRAFNGILPTVDPTAFIAETAAVIGDVVVGANSSIWYGCTVRGDVNEIRIGARTNIQDGTVIHVASEGQGTYIGNDITVGHMALLHACTLEDGCFIGMKACILDGAYVESRAMVAAGALVTPGKRVTSGFLWAGSPARPVRELTEKDLAVFPVLSHRYTDLAETYRKSCYGSGA; the protein is encoded by the coding sequence ATGTCCGGCCTTGTCCGCGCCTTCAACGGCATCCTGCCCACCGTCGACCCGACCGCGTTCATCGCGGAAACGGCGGCGGTGATCGGCGATGTCGTGGTCGGGGCGAACAGCAGCATCTGGTACGGCTGCACCGTGCGTGGAGACGTCAACGAGATCCGAATCGGGGCTCGCACCAACATCCAGGACGGCACCGTGATCCACGTGGCCTCCGAAGGGCAGGGCACCTACATCGGTAACGACATCACCGTCGGCCACATGGCGTTGCTGCACGCCTGCACGCTGGAAGACGGCTGCTTCATCGGCATGAAGGCCTGCATCCTGGATGGGGCCTATGTCGAGTCGCGGGCGATGGTCGCCGCCGGTGCTCTGGTGACGCCCGGGAAGCGGGTGACGTCCGGATTCTTGTGGGCCGGGAGCCCGGCTAGACCGGTTCGCGAGCTGACGGAAAAGGATCTCGCGGTTTTTCCGGTGCTCAGCCACCGTTATACGGATTTGGCGGAAACCTACCGGAAAAGCTGCTATGGAAGTGGAGCATAG
- the argC gene encoding N-acetyl-gamma-glutamyl-phosphate reductase, whose translation MASTSILGSTSSGSKIRVGILGASGYTGAELVRMLLRHPNVEISALTAERQAGKPMAEVFPHLGGYGLPDLVKIEAVKWDGLDFVFCALPHGTTQEVVAGLPSGLKVVDLSADFRLSDPAEYATWYGHEHRAVGLQKEVAYGLTEFNRQGVRKARVVANPGCYPTSSLLPLLPLLMENQIEPGGIIIDAKSGVSGAGRDAKQANLFTEVSEGFNAYGVGSHRHMPEIEQELRLAAGRPVTVSFTPHLVPMNRGMLATIYVRMADGVTADDLRATLAARYADEFFVGVTPAGVVPATRHVRASNHCLMGVVADRTPRGAIIVSVIDNLVKGASGQAIQNMNVMMGLGETTGIDQAPLFP comes from the coding sequence ATGGCCTCGACCAGCATTCTCGGCAGCACCTCCAGCGGTTCGAAGATCCGCGTCGGCATCCTTGGCGCCTCCGGTTACACCGGCGCCGAACTGGTGCGCATGCTTCTGCGTCACCCGAACGTCGAGATCAGCGCCCTGACCGCCGAACGACAGGCCGGCAAGCCGATGGCCGAGGTGTTCCCGCATCTGGGCGGCTACGGCCTGCCCGATCTGGTGAAGATCGAGGCGGTGAAGTGGGACGGGCTGGACTTCGTCTTCTGCGCCCTGCCGCACGGCACGACGCAGGAGGTGGTCGCCGGCCTGCCCAGCGGTCTAAAGGTGGTCGACCTGTCCGCCGATTTCCGCCTGAGCGATCCGGCCGAATATGCCACCTGGTACGGGCATGAGCACCGCGCCGTCGGCCTGCAGAAGGAGGTCGCCTACGGCCTGACCGAGTTCAACCGCCAGGGCGTCCGCAAGGCGCGGGTGGTGGCCAACCCGGGCTGCTACCCGACCAGCTCGCTGCTGCCGCTGCTGCCGCTGCTGATGGAGAACCAGATCGAGCCGGGCGGCATCATCATCGACGCCAAGTCCGGCGTGTCGGGTGCCGGCCGCGACGCCAAGCAGGCCAACCTGTTCACCGAGGTGTCGGAAGGCTTCAACGCCTATGGCGTCGGCAGCCATCGCCACATGCCGGAGATCGAGCAGGAGCTGCGTCTGGCCGCCGGCCGGCCGGTCACCGTCTCCTTCACCCCGCATCTGGTGCCGATGAACCGCGGCATGCTGGCGACCATCTATGTCCGCATGGCCGACGGCGTCACCGCAGACGATCTGCGGGCGACGCTGGCCGCCCGCTATGCCGACGAGTTCTTCGTCGGCGTGACCCCGGCCGGCGTGGTGCCGGCGACGCGCCATGTCCGCGCCTCCAACCACTGCCTGATGGGCGTGGTCGCCGACCGCACCCCGCGCGGCGCCATCATCGTGTCGGTGATCGACAATCTGGTGAAGGGCGCCTCGGGCCAGGCCATCCAGAACATGAACGTCATGATGGGGCTGGGCGAGACGACCGGCATCGATCAGGCGCCGCTGTTCCCGTAA
- the rpsI gene encoding 30S ribosomal protein S9, translating into MAQVTTTLSGLKDLTGAATATVTEELAAPKLDAQGRAYATGKRKDAVARVWIKPGSGKVTVNGRDQTVYFARPVLRMMIAQPFGVTERSEQFDVVATVAGGGLSGQAGAVRHGISKALTYFEPGLRPPLKAAGFLTRDARTVERKKYGRAKARRSFQFSKR; encoded by the coding sequence ATGGCTCAGGTCACCACCACCCTCTCCGGCTTGAAGGATCTGACGGGCGCCGCCACCGCGACCGTCACCGAAGAGCTGGCCGCTCCGAAGCTGGACGCCCAGGGCCGCGCCTATGCCACCGGCAAGCGCAAGGACGCCGTTGCCCGCGTGTGGATCAAGCCGGGCAGCGGCAAGGTCACCGTGAACGGCCGCGACCAGACCGTCTACTTCGCCCGTCCGGTGCTGCGCATGATGATCGCCCAGCCGTTCGGCGTCACCGAGCGTTCGGAGCAGTTCGACGTGGTCGCCACCGTCGCTGGCGGCGGTCTGTCGGGCCAGGCCGGTGCTGTCCGTCACGGCATCTCCAAGGCGCTGACCTACTTCGAGCCGGGCCTGCGCCCGCCGCTGAAGGCCGCCGGCTTCCTGACCCGCGACGCCCGTACGGTCGAGCGCAAGAAGTACGGCCGCGCCAAGGCCCGCCGCAGCTTCCAGTTCTCGAAGCGCTAA
- the rplM gene encoding 50S ribosomal protein L13, whose product MKTFNLKPTDIEKKWYVVDADGLVLGRLASILANILRGKNKPTYTPHMDCGDHIVVINAEKVKLTGNKRDADIFYWHTGYPGGIKGRSKGQILDGKYPERVIEKAVERMVPRGPLGRQQMTHLKVYKGATHPHDAQQPVAIDIGALNPKNKRSA is encoded by the coding sequence ATGAAGACCTTCAATCTGAAGCCGACCGACATCGAGAAGAAGTGGTACGTCGTTGACGCCGACGGCCTCGTTCTCGGGCGGCTTGCCAGCATCCTGGCGAACATCCTGCGTGGCAAGAACAAGCCGACCTACACCCCCCACATGGATTGCGGCGACCACATCGTCGTGATCAATGCGGAAAAGGTGAAGCTGACCGGCAACAAGCGCGACGCCGACATCTTCTACTGGCACACCGGCTATCCGGGTGGGATCAAGGGCCGCTCCAAGGGCCAGATCCTCGACGGCAAGTATCCGGAGCGCGTGATCGAGAAGGCCGTGGAGCGCATGGTTCCGCGCGGTCCGCTCGGCCGCCAGCAGATGACCCATCTCAAGGTCTACAAGGGCGCCACGCATCCGCACGATGCGCAGCAGCCGGTCGCCATCGACATCGGCGCCCTGAACCCGAAGAATAAGCGGAGCGCGTAA
- a CDS encoding PaaI family thioesterase → MSVTTPASMPADAPAPAMTKEELADLIREGVPLVGNFGIVVDSLGAGTIRLRLPYKDDFVRPGGTVTGPAMFGLADVALYGAVLSLIGRVELAVTTSMTINFLRRPPPVAIVAEARVLKLGKRLAYGEILLFSEGDPEPVAHVTGTYSIPPHDPVTVAVSHYRVDDAS, encoded by the coding sequence ATGTCCGTCACCACGCCCGCTTCCATGCCCGCCGACGCTCCCGCTCCCGCCATGACCAAGGAGGAGCTGGCCGACCTGATCCGCGAGGGGGTTCCGCTGGTCGGGAATTTCGGGATCGTCGTCGACAGTCTCGGCGCCGGCACGATCCGCCTGCGCCTGCCCTACAAGGACGATTTCGTCCGTCCCGGCGGCACCGTCACCGGCCCGGCGATGTTCGGTCTGGCCGACGTGGCGCTCTATGGCGCGGTGCTGAGCCTGATCGGCCGGGTGGAACTGGCGGTCACCACCAGCATGACCATCAATTTCCTGCGCCGCCCGCCCCCCGTCGCCATCGTCGCCGAGGCGCGCGTCCTGAAGCTGGGCAAGCGGCTGGCCTATGGCGAGATCCTGCTCTTCTCGGAAGGCGATCCGGAGCCGGTCGCCCATGTGACCGGCACCTACTCGATCCCCCCGCACGACCCCGTCACCGTTGCGGTATCCCATTACCGTGTCGATGATGCCTCCTAA